From a single Flavobacterium sp. genomic region:
- the recG gene encoding ATP-dependent DNA helicase RecG, with protein sequence MNLLETPIEYLKGVGPQRGDLLRKELGIHKYVDLLNLFPNRYIDRTRYYKINELQNSNSEVQIVGKIINIKTIEQGKGKSRLVATFVDDTGQMELVWFQGQKWIRESIKINTPYVVFGKVSQFGATYNMAHPEMELLEEHKASLRSAMQPVYPSTEKLGNKGVSNKVINKMIQQLFVETEAMFSENLPNYLLDELKLIPKNAALFNIHFPKSQDLLAKAQFRLKFEELFFIQLQLITKNLIRKHKIKGMPFERVGENFTDFYNNHLPFDLTNAQKRVLKEIRNDLGSNAQMNRLLQGDVGSGKTIVALMCMLLAKDNGFQSCLMAPTEILANQHFNGITELAKQLNINIKILTGSTKTADRKIIHEALENGTLDILIGTHALLEDKVQFHNLGLAIIDEQHRFGVEQRSKLWKKNDVPPHVLVMTATPIPRTLAMSLYGDLDISVIDELPPGRKPIQTVHRYDSNRLKVWKFLKDEIAKGRQVYIVYPLIQESEKMDYKDLMDGYESISRDFPLPQYSISIVHGKMKPADKDEEMRRFSEGKTNIMVATTVIEVGVNVPNASVMVIESAERFGLSQLHQLRGRVGRGAEQSYCILMTSHKLSNDSKIRMETMVRTNDGFEISEVDLKLRGPGDIMGKQQSGVLNLQIADLVKDKDILQLARHHAIKLLKDDAPMEKPEHAKLREAFIELSKKKTIWNYIS encoded by the coding sequence TTGAACCTACTCGAAACTCCCATAGAATATCTCAAAGGCGTTGGTCCTCAGCGTGGCGATTTATTGCGCAAGGAGTTGGGCATTCATAAGTATGTAGATTTACTAAATTTATTCCCAAATCGCTACATTGATAGAACGCGTTATTATAAAATTAACGAACTACAAAACAGCAACTCAGAAGTTCAAATTGTAGGGAAAATAATCAATATCAAAACCATAGAACAAGGCAAAGGAAAATCAAGATTAGTCGCCACTTTTGTGGATGATACAGGTCAAATGGAATTGGTTTGGTTCCAAGGTCAAAAATGGATTCGCGAAAGCATCAAAATTAATACACCCTATGTGGTTTTTGGAAAAGTAAGCCAATTTGGAGCTACCTACAACATGGCGCATCCCGAAATGGAATTATTAGAAGAACACAAAGCGAGTCTTCGTTCAGCCATGCAACCCGTTTATCCAAGCACTGAAAAACTAGGAAACAAAGGGGTCTCAAACAAAGTCATTAATAAAATGATACAACAATTGTTTGTAGAAACCGAAGCTATGTTTTCGGAAAATTTACCGAATTATCTATTAGACGAATTGAAGTTAATTCCTAAAAATGCCGCTTTATTCAATATTCATTTTCCAAAGAGTCAAGATTTGTTGGCAAAAGCGCAATTCAGATTGAAGTTTGAAGAATTGTTTTTCATTCAACTGCAGTTGATTACAAAGAACCTTATTCGGAAACATAAAATAAAAGGAATGCCTTTTGAGCGCGTAGGTGAAAACTTCACAGATTTTTATAATAACCATTTGCCTTTCGATTTAACGAATGCGCAAAAACGTGTTTTAAAAGAAATTAGAAACGACTTAGGAAGCAACGCTCAAATGAATCGTTTATTGCAAGGCGACGTGGGTTCTGGAAAAACAATTGTAGCGTTAATGTGTATGCTTTTGGCAAAAGATAACGGATTTCAAAGTTGCTTAATGGCACCAACCGAAATTTTAGCCAACCAACATTTTAACGGAATAACCGAATTAGCAAAACAACTGAATATCAATATAAAAATATTAACTGGTTCAACCAAAACTGCAGATAGAAAAATTATTCATGAAGCTTTAGAAAACGGCACTTTAGATATTTTGATTGGAACTCATGCTTTATTAGAAGACAAAGTACAATTTCATAATTTAGGTTTAGCGATTATTGATGAACAACATCGATTTGGTGTTGAACAACGTTCAAAACTTTGGAAGAAAAATGATGTTCCTCCTCATGTTTTAGTCATGACCGCCACCCCTATTCCACGAACCTTAGCCATGAGTTTATATGGCGATTTGGATATTTCCGTAATAGATGAATTGCCACCTGGAAGAAAACCTATTCAAACCGTACATCGTTATGATAGTAATCGTTTAAAGGTTTGGAAATTCTTAAAAGATGAAATTGCAAAAGGGCGCCAAGTGTACATTGTATATCCGTTAATTCAAGAATCGGAGAAGATGGATTACAAAGATTTGATGGATGGTTACGAAAGTATTTCAAGGGATTTTCCTTTACCTCAATATTCTATTTCCATTGTTCACGGAAAAATGAAACCAGCTGATAAAGATGAAGAAATGCGACGATTTTCAGAAGGAAAAACCAATATTATGGTTGCAACGACTGTAATTGAGGTTGGTGTGAATGTACCAAATGCTTCCGTAATGGTGATTGAAAGTGCAGAACGCTTTGGGTTATCACAATTGCATCAGTTACGCGGTCGTGTGGGTCGAGGTGCCGAACAAAGTTATTGCATCTTAATGACAAGTCACAAACTAAGCAACGATAGTAAAATCCGTATGGAAACGATGGTTCGTACGAATGATGGCTTTGAAATTTCAGAAGTCGATTTAAAATTACGTGGTCCGGGTGATATCATGGGCAAACAACAAAGTGGCGTTTTAAACCTTCAAATTGCTGATTTAGTTAAAGACAAAGATATTTTGCAATTAGCACGTCATCATGCTATCAAACTCTTAAAAGACGATGCGCCAATGGAAAAACCAGAACATGCAAAACTACGTGAAGCTTTTATCGAATTAAGCAAGAAGAAAACTATTTGGAACTATATTAGTTAG